From Nicotiana tabacum cultivar K326 chromosome 15, ASM71507v2, whole genome shotgun sequence, the proteins below share one genomic window:
- the LOC107805626 gene encoding alkaline ceramidase TOD1-like — MGIKAISKPLFCHSKLLCISLLYLFTSLFLALYTSFISPTNCLFRYSPNDPIQTPLFLYNSSYGEHKHALPTFRSSCNSPVYFSDYWAALKEINEFSENSTFLGSQNLRYIQGNAASFGGNFSIKKRFSYFDHSDDGIEIPCGFFKQFPISNSDRMAMEKCKGVVVISAIFNDHDKIRQPKGLGKETPYSICFYMFVDDVTLKGLQYHNLISKNSDGNSVGVWRIVKVAKEHLYENSAMNGVIPKYLVHRLFPNSKYSIWIDAKMQLVVDPFLLIHSLVIKENVDMAISRHPFFVHTMEEAMATGRWKKWWDVDGLKKQMETYCENGLQPWNPEKPYPSDVPDSAIILRKHSVATNLFSCLLFNELEGFNPRDQLPFAYVRDLMKPKLKLNMFDVEVFEQVAVEYRHNLKNGGVITGPKVMPTKTKRATSELLVNGTGRSKCDSYLLKMWGESQD, encoded by the exons ATGGGGATCAAGGCTATATCCAAACCACTCTTCTGCCACTCAAAACTTCTCTGCATTTCTCTTCTCTACCTCTTCACCTCTCTCTTCTTAGCTCTTTACACTTCTTTCATTTCTCCAACAAATTGTCTCTTCAGATATTCTCCAAATGATCCAATTCAGACTCCTCTTTTCTTGTACAATTCTTCTTATGGTGAACACAAACATGCCCTCCCCACTTTTCGTTCTTCTTGCAATTCCCCTGTTTATTTCTcag ATTATTGGGCTGCTTTAAAGGAAATCAATGAATTTAGTGAAAATTCTACATTTCTTGGTTCACAAAACTTAAGGTATATTCAGGGGAATGCTGCTAGTTTTGGTGGGAATTTTAGTATCAAGAAAAGGTTTTCTTATTTTGATCATTCTGATGATGGAATTGAAATACCTTGTGGATTCTTTAAACAATTCCCTATCAGTAATTCTG atAGAATGGCCATGGAAAAGTGCAAGGGAGTAGTGGTTATTTCAGCAATATTCAATGACCATGACAAAATCAGGCAGCCAAAAGGACTAGGCAAAGAAACTCCCTATTCTATATGCTTTTACATGTTTGTAGATGATGTGACACTCAAGGGACTTCAATATCACAACTTAATTTCAAAAAATTCAGATGGGAATTCAGTTGGAGTATGGAGAATTGTTAAAGTTGCAAAAGAACATTTGTATGAGAATTCAGCAATGAATGGAGTAATTCCAAAATATTTGGTTCATAGGCTTTTCCCAAACTCTAAATATAGCATTTGGATAGATGCCAAAATGCAGCTAGTTGTTGATCCATTCTTGTTGATTCACTCACTTGTTATTAAGGAAAATGTTGATATGGCTATTTCAAGACATCCCTTTTTTGTTCACACAATGGAGGAAGCCATGGCTACTGGTAGATGGAAGAAATGGTGGGATGTTGATGGATTGAAGAAACAAATGGAAACTTATTGTGAGAATGGATTGCAACCATGGAATCCTGAAAAGCCTTACCCTTCAG ATGTACCAGATAGTGCAATAATATTGAGGAAACATAGTGTGGCAACCAATTTATTCTCTTGCCTCTTATTTAATGAACTTGAAGGGTTTAACCCAAGGGACCAATTGCCCTTTGCATATGTGAGGGATTTGATGAAACCTAAGTTGAAGTTGAACATGTTTGATGTTGAAGTATTTGAACAAGTGGCAGTTGAGTATAGGCACAACCTTAAAAATGGTGGGGTCATCACTGGTCCAAAAGTGATGCCCACAAAGACAAAGAGAGCAACTTCAGAATTACTTGTGAATGGGACTGGTAGGAGCAAGTGTGATAGTTACCTTTTGAAAATGTGGGGTGAATCCCAAGATTGA